One Natranaerovirga hydrolytica genomic region harbors:
- the rpsD gene encoding 30S ribosomal protein S4 produces MANMKQPRFKQCRRLGLNVCGHPKAMNRAKPGTSRADKKLSTYGIQLLEKQRLRAYYGVLEKQFRRYVDKAQKSKEVTGEALVKLLECRLDNMVYRMGFAKSIRQARQMVVHKHILVNGQKVNRPSYGIKVGDTITLTEKSMNIQMYKDVFEENDLATLPYIEKDMEKRAATLIKMPEREEIPIQIEEHLVVEFYSSR; encoded by the coding sequence ATGGCAAATATGAAACAGCCAAGATTTAAACAATGTAGACGATTAGGATTAAATGTCTGTGGACATCCGAAAGCTATGAATAGAGCGAAACCGGGTACAAGTAGAGCCGATAAAAAATTATCCACATATGGTATTCAACTTTTAGAAAAGCAAAGGTTAAGAGCCTATTATGGTGTTTTAGAAAAACAATTTAGAAGATATGTAGACAAAGCACAAAAATCAAAAGAAGTAACAGGGGAAGCTTTAGTAAAGCTTTTAGAGTGTCGTTTAGACAATATGGTCTATAGAATGGGTTTTGCCAAATCCATTAGACAAGCAAGACAAATGGTGGTACACAAACATATTTTAGTGAATGGACAAAAGGTTAATAGACCATCATACGGTATAAAAGTTGGGGATACAATAACCCTTACAGAAAAATCTATGAACATTCAAATGTATAAAGATGTTTTTGAAGAAAATGATCTTGCCACATTACCCTATATAGAGAAAGATATGGAAAAAAGAGCAGCAACCCTTATTAAAATGCCAGAAAGAGAAGAAATACCGATACAAATTGAAGAAC